One Paenibacillus crassostreae DNA segment encodes these proteins:
- a CDS encoding SHOCT domain-containing protein, giving the protein MKKSIDYMLSVSLLKQLKSQNLITDEEFSEIDLLNKKTFK; this is encoded by the coding sequence TTGAAGAAATCTATCGACTACATGCTCAGTGTGAGCCTATTAAAGCAATTGAAATCACAAAATTTGATTACCGATGAGGAGTTTTCTGAGATCGATTTGTTAAATAAAAAGACTTTCAAATAG
- a CDS encoding phage capsid protein, which yields MSVQNFIPTIWSARLNESFKKNLVYGNVVNTDYEGEIKGQGSTVKINSIGAVTIGTYDKAAGIGNPQELDSAQKTLTIDQAKFYNFTVDDVDAAQANVDLLSGGIVEASYGLANVVDQYIAGFYTEVKAGNTIGNDTTPIVPTSATAYDLLVDLGVVLDENDVPEGDRFVVVPAFFYGLLVKDPRYTKDANVMRTGFVGSIDNMSVYKSNNVPNTTGAKYKIIAGHKSAISFAGQVDSVEAYRPEKQFSDAIKGLQVYGAKCIKPESLAVLTANKS from the coding sequence ATGTCAGTACAAAATTTTATCCCTACAATTTGGAGTGCACGTTTAAATGAAAGCTTTAAGAAGAATCTAGTCTATGGAAATGTTGTGAATACCGATTATGAAGGCGAGATCAAAGGGCAAGGTTCAACGGTTAAAATTAATTCGATCGGCGCAGTAACCATCGGTACATATGATAAGGCAGCAGGGATTGGTAATCCGCAGGAACTGGACTCTGCACAAAAAACGCTAACCATCGACCAAGCTAAGTTTTATAATTTTACAGTCGATGATGTGGACGCTGCCCAAGCCAATGTGGATTTGCTAAGTGGAGGTATCGTAGAAGCATCCTATGGGCTCGCTAATGTGGTGGATCAATATATCGCAGGGTTTTATACGGAAGTGAAAGCTGGCAATACAATCGGAAACGATACAACGCCTATTGTTCCGACTTCCGCTACAGCCTATGATTTACTTGTAGATTTGGGTGTTGTTTTAGATGAAAACGATGTGCCGGAAGGGGATCGCTTTGTCGTTGTTCCTGCTTTCTTTTATGGATTACTCGTCAAAGATCCACGCTACACGAAGGATGCTAATGTCATGCGGACGGGATTTGTTGGTAGCATCGATAATATGTCGGTGTACAAATCGAATAATGTGCCGAACACGACTGGGGCAAAGTATAAAATAATTGCTGGACATAAGAGTGCCATCTCATTTGCTGGTCAAGTGGATTCCGTTGAAGCTTATCGTCCAGAGAAGCAATTCTCAGATGCGATTAAAGGTTTGCAGGTCTATGGTGCAAAATGTATTAAGCCAGAATCGCTTGCTGTTCTCACGGCAAATAAGTCTTAG
- a CDS encoding phage portal protein gives MQITESIILECLNELNQTALTKQIYFDYYNGNHAILKDYAMQESRSNRKLIFNFPRKFVDNEVGYILGKPVNYVSKSDHDEVTQKIDLLMSHWEKEHNINLRKQSEIYGESYELNYLDSDGQFSATVLTPQNAYVLEDGTAERNALLGLHKFTKRFDDKVYLDVYTDQEILHYELIGDKKISLSKQSKSPELKYLGKHDHIFGRVPIISCPANTERKCGFQDVISLFDAYNALNSDLVNEIADHRNSYLVIENAKLEAEDLLNMKKMGIIQVPIGGKVTWLIKEINDSFVKNELDNLERKIYDMMDQVNFNENWASNTSSLAIRNKLLNLENRVAIREAMMESVIKQRLGNLFTFLQIKEGVQYDYRDIAVKFTRNLPTDLVGLADVIVKLKDIVSHESLLALLPFVENPKLEHNKFHSEKQWVMELTGESAHAE, from the coding sequence ATGCAGATAACAGAATCAATAATTCTCGAATGTCTAAACGAACTTAATCAAACTGCGCTAACGAAGCAAATATACTTTGACTATTACAACGGCAACCATGCTATTCTCAAGGATTATGCCATGCAGGAGAGCCGAAGCAATCGAAAACTAATTTTCAACTTTCCGAGAAAATTCGTGGACAATGAAGTCGGATACATATTGGGCAAGCCAGTGAATTACGTATCAAAGTCCGATCACGATGAAGTCACTCAAAAAATTGATCTACTTATGAGCCATTGGGAAAAGGAACATAACATTAATCTGCGGAAGCAAAGTGAAATATATGGTGAGAGCTATGAGCTGAATTATCTGGATTCAGATGGTCAGTTTTCGGCAACCGTTTTAACACCACAGAATGCTTATGTACTGGAAGACGGAACAGCGGAACGTAATGCCCTATTGGGGCTACATAAGTTTACAAAACGATTTGATGATAAAGTTTACTTGGACGTTTATACGGATCAAGAAATCTTGCACTATGAATTGATAGGTGATAAGAAAATCAGTTTAAGCAAACAGAGTAAATCACCTGAACTCAAATACCTCGGTAAACATGATCACATCTTTGGAAGAGTCCCCATTATTTCTTGCCCAGCAAACACTGAGCGGAAATGCGGCTTCCAAGATGTGATTTCTTTATTTGATGCCTATAATGCGCTGAACTCGGATTTGGTCAATGAAATTGCTGATCATCGGAATTCTTATTTGGTTATTGAAAATGCCAAGTTGGAAGCAGAAGACCTGCTGAATATGAAGAAGATGGGCATCATCCAAGTTCCTATAGGTGGTAAAGTAACGTGGCTGATTAAGGAGATCAATGATTCGTTTGTGAAAAATGAACTGGATAATCTCGAACGTAAAATTTATGACATGATGGACCAGGTGAACTTCAATGAAAATTGGGCATCGAATACATCCTCACTGGCAATCCGAAATAAGCTGCTGAATTTAGAAAATAGGGTGGCGATTCGTGAAGCGATGATGGAGAGTGTGATCAAACAGAGGTTAGGAAACCTCTTCACGTTTCTGCAAATTAAAGAAGGTGTTCAATATGATTATCGAGATATCGCTGTTAAGTTTACACGTAACTTGCCAACAGATTTGGTGGGATTAGCTGATGTCATCGTCAAGCTGAAGGATATTGTTTCGCATGAATCTTTGCTTGCCTTATTGCCGTTTGTTGAAAATCCGAAGCTTGAACATAACAAGTTCCATTCCGAAAAACAATGGGTTATGGAATTGACTGGAGAATCAGCACATGCAGAATAA
- a CDS encoding SDR family NAD(P)-dependent oxidoreductase, producing MFDYKGKTALITGASSGIGEAFARDLAAKGMNLVLVARSEDKLRRLSEALKKEYRIQAGVIVADLSKEESAQMVFDTVEQQQQRIDLLINNAGIVTHGLFAEKSLQSQQNEMRLNLYTPVSLAHLFIQDMIQKGAGAIINVASTGGFQPMPYRAVYSATKAFIIAWGEAIWAEAREKGVSVVTLCPGPTDTNIYEAMGTTESGIGKMVPPQHVVQTGLRALKKNKMTVIDGMGNYWISQVYRFTPRRTLVNLMYRIFHPKSKK from the coding sequence ATGTTTGATTACAAAGGAAAAACAGCATTGATAACCGGAGCTTCATCCGGAATAGGCGAGGCCTTTGCCCGCGATCTAGCCGCTAAAGGCATGAATCTTGTTCTTGTTGCCCGTTCCGAAGACAAATTACGCCGTCTTTCAGAAGCTCTAAAAAAAGAATATAGAATTCAAGCGGGAGTTATTGTCGCCGATCTAAGTAAGGAAGAGTCAGCTCAAATGGTCTTTGATACGGTAGAACAACAACAGCAGCGTATAGATCTGTTGATTAACAATGCAGGAATTGTGACTCACGGTTTGTTTGCCGAAAAATCATTGCAATCTCAGCAAAATGAAATGCGATTAAATCTGTATACACCAGTGAGCTTAGCCCATCTCTTTATACAAGATATGATTCAAAAAGGTGCGGGGGCTATTATAAATGTGGCTTCCACAGGAGGCTTCCAGCCCATGCCTTATCGAGCCGTATACAGTGCAACTAAAGCTTTCATCATTGCTTGGGGTGAGGCAATATGGGCTGAAGCACGAGAGAAAGGAGTCTCCGTTGTCACTTTATGTCCGGGACCGACGGATACTAATATCTATGAGGCGATGGGTACTACCGAATCGGGGATTGGAAAAATGGTACCGCCCCAACATGTTGTACAAACGGGATTACGTGCATTGAAAAAAAATAAGATGACGGTCATTGACGGGATGGGCAACTATTGGATATCGCAAGTGTATCGGTTCACTCCCCGTCGAACGCTGGTTAACTTGATGTATAGAATATTTCATCCTAAATCTAAAAAATAA
- a CDS encoding TetR/AcrR family transcriptional regulator encodes MDSKKERKDVIKYRSAILQCAEALFLEHGVDNVSMRKIATTAGIGQGTLYRHYAHKGEICQDLMKESSEEFIAEVLHYLDSNNGDSLQKKLTKMVHYCVEFIDKHSNWLVYIQAPSCEERQQMMYHSPIYVFLYQMFYKLIDEAQSHYKSKDKDTGFRVDAMLASITPELYVFTKENRGLNKNNIKQKVVRLYIDPLFKL; translated from the coding sequence ATGGATTCAAAAAAAGAGCGTAAAGATGTTATTAAGTACAGAAGTGCGATTTTGCAATGCGCAGAAGCTCTGTTTTTAGAACACGGAGTTGATAATGTTTCCATGCGCAAGATCGCAACTACGGCCGGAATAGGACAAGGTACGCTTTATAGACACTACGCTCATAAAGGGGAAATCTGTCAGGATTTGATGAAGGAGAGCAGCGAGGAGTTTATTGCCGAAGTTCTGCACTATCTCGATTCGAATAATGGGGATTCCTTGCAAAAAAAATTAACCAAGATGGTACATTATTGCGTTGAATTTATTGACAAGCATTCCAATTGGCTCGTCTATATTCAGGCACCTTCTTGTGAAGAGCGACAGCAAATGATGTATCACTCGCCAATCTATGTATTTCTATATCAGATGTTTTATAAATTGATTGATGAGGCGCAGTCACATTATAAAAGCAAGGATAAAGATACCGGGTTTAGAGTAGATGCTATGTTAGCATCTATAACACCGGAGTTATATGTCTTTACAAAAGAAAATCGTGGTTTAAACAAAAATAATATTAAACAAAAGGTAGTACGATTATATATCGATCCTTTATTTAAGCTTTAA
- a CDS encoding DHA2 family efflux MFS transporter permease subunit — protein MMSISKNRLEEQTKSMKAIIIPLISIILGLFMVLFDGTAVNVALPKLSTAFDSPLSLLQWTVTGYVLAHAAVIPLSGWLSDRFGAKQIFLFSIAFFTLGSILVAISTTAEQMILFRVIQGIGGGMIMPISIAFVYKVSPPEKVGTVMGVMGIPVLLAPALAPLLAGWLVDYVTWQWIFIINIPIGIIAIILGIRSLPNIKGEPSTSLDIWGILLAPIAFASLSYGISEGTNGWTSSRTLWGLLIGVIALFMFIWVELRQEQPILELRVFKSLKFNISIYIQWIFQIALFGTMFMVPLFLQEVHQYSALKTGLLMLPQATASGIFVLISGRLFDRLGARPLVMSGMAAIGGAAFLLSHVSVSGEMTMLILALFLLGSGMGLAMMPLTTHIIQLAPSHLVDRVTALTSAAQQFISSFAIAGLMTILTSQMKHFTSVEGLSSLDTMANSFSATFKALIYVSVIGLLLSMLLVKSQMGAADKNGQETLHTRNMMH, from the coding sequence ATGATGTCAATATCAAAAAATCGATTAGAGGAGCAGACTAAATCAATGAAGGCTATCATTATTCCACTTATTTCGATCATTTTAGGACTGTTTATGGTTCTCTTTGACGGAACGGCTGTAAATGTCGCGCTACCCAAGCTTTCTACTGCTTTCGACTCTCCATTATCGTTACTACAATGGACGGTTACGGGTTATGTGCTTGCCCATGCCGCCGTTATACCACTTTCTGGATGGCTCTCGGATCGCTTTGGCGCCAAACAAATCTTCCTGTTCTCAATCGCATTTTTCACACTAGGTTCCATTCTTGTTGCTATTTCAACCACTGCAGAACAAATGATCCTTTTTCGTGTCATTCAAGGAATTGGCGGGGGTATGATCATGCCAATATCTATCGCCTTTGTATATAAAGTTTCTCCACCAGAGAAGGTAGGGACTGTAATGGGGGTTATGGGAATCCCTGTCTTGCTTGCTCCAGCGCTAGCTCCATTATTGGCGGGATGGCTTGTCGACTATGTCACATGGCAGTGGATATTCATCATCAACATCCCAATTGGTATTATTGCGATAATCTTAGGTATTCGTTCTCTCCCCAATATAAAAGGCGAACCCAGCACCTCCCTCGACATATGGGGAATCCTACTCGCTCCAATTGCTTTTGCAAGTTTGTCGTACGGAATTAGCGAGGGCACTAACGGATGGACATCAAGTAGAACCCTATGGGGACTTCTAATTGGAGTCATTGCATTGTTCATGTTTATTTGGGTCGAGTTAAGGCAAGAGCAGCCCATTCTTGAACTCCGGGTATTCAAGTCTTTAAAGTTTAATATAAGTATTTACATACAATGGATATTCCAAATCGCTCTATTTGGAACCATGTTTATGGTCCCCCTATTTTTGCAGGAGGTGCATCAGTACAGCGCTTTGAAAACAGGTCTCCTTATGCTTCCTCAAGCTACAGCCTCCGGTATTTTCGTGCTTATCAGCGGAAGACTATTCGATAGACTTGGCGCCCGGCCGTTGGTCATGTCGGGAATGGCCGCTATCGGTGGCGCAGCTTTCTTGTTATCCCATGTATCGGTAAGCGGAGAGATGACGATGTTAATCCTTGCGCTGTTCTTGCTCGGATCAGGAATGGGACTCGCTATGATGCCGCTCACCACTCATATCATTCAACTAGCGCCCAGTCATTTAGTGGACAGGGTTACGGCATTAACCAGTGCTGCCCAACAATTTATATCTTCATTCGCCATAGCAGGGCTAATGACGATTCTAACAAGCCAGATGAAACACTTCACTTCTGTAGAAGGACTTTCTTCTCTGGATACAATGGCAAACTCATTTTCCGCTACCTTTAAAGCGCTTATCTATGTCTCAGTAATTGGACTACTTTTGAGCATGCTACTGGTTAAATCCCAGATGGGCGCTGCAGATAAAAATGGCCAAGAAACCCTGCATACTAGAAATATGATGCATTAA
- a CDS encoding DUF4365 domain-containing protein, translating to MDDWSKNLPKRTKEHVSNDLARNKFRLLFTDPYFIIREETDNDYGVDIHIEALVNEGDSPTNIRAHVQLKSSNKGRNSNGGYSYSVSTSNLHYLLNNPGSIYVFYSVENDIFYYSSVDRVFDYYNSQGDVWKDQKSITIHFDNVLDESELLMIHNNLIEFALMFKELRLKMNSSGLKPGAKFVYGELYFESSDELFQEYQEANNVGYVYSTNAEGKVIFLHNLIWENAHGSIPTGYQVYHINGNTLDNRKNNLDIMKTIEAFPLVEFQWDIEEAQAYNIITLITEGPEAELKDVPPPPITMFHRIISDLRKQGWSVTENEMNQLKETLKSHLEMNFE from the coding sequence ATGGATGATTGGTCAAAGAATCTTCCCAAAAGAACTAAGGAGCATGTGAGTAACGACCTAGCTCGTAATAAATTTAGACTGCTATTCACTGATCCTTATTTTATAATTAGAGAAGAGACCGACAATGATTATGGTGTAGATATACACATTGAAGCGTTAGTTAATGAAGGTGACTCTCCTACGAACATTCGGGCACATGTACAACTCAAGTCTTCAAATAAAGGTCGAAATTCCAATGGAGGTTATTCATATAGTGTGTCAACTTCAAACCTACACTATCTTTTAAATAATCCCGGATCGATTTATGTCTTTTATTCGGTAGAGAATGATATTTTCTACTATAGTAGCGTAGACAGAGTATTTGATTACTATAATTCTCAAGGCGATGTTTGGAAAGATCAAAAGAGTATTACTATTCATTTTGATAATGTATTAGATGAATCAGAACTTTTAATGATTCATAACAATTTGATTGAGTTTGCTTTAATGTTTAAAGAACTTAGACTTAAGATGAACTCGTCAGGATTAAAGCCAGGAGCAAAGTTTGTTTATGGAGAATTGTACTTTGAATCCTCTGATGAATTATTTCAGGAATACCAAGAAGCTAACAATGTCGGTTACGTTTATTCTACAAATGCAGAAGGCAAGGTGATTTTTCTGCATAATCTAATTTGGGAGAATGCACACGGCTCAATACCGACAGGTTATCAGGTATATCATATCAACGGGAATACTCTTGATAATCGAAAGAATAACTTAGACATAATGAAAACAATTGAAGCTTTCCCGCTCGTGGAATTCCAGTGGGATATTGAAGAGGCTCAAGCATATAACATAATTACATTGATTACTGAAGGGCCAGAAGCTGAGTTGAAGGATGTTCCTCCTCCCCCAATAACAATGTTTCATAGAATTATTAGTGACTTAAGGAAACAGGGTTGGAGCGTTACCGAGAATGAGATGAACCAATTAAAGGAAACCTTAAAATCACATTTAGAAATGAATTTTGAATGA
- a CDS encoding phage head-tail connector protein, giving the protein MIEQLELLKQLLGIDLYDSSRDEIINHYIKKARSNILGYCNIESLPVAYDAVVVDYALYLYKNKDSVGLVQKQEGERSASYEPGIPQSIRLALPLPRIKVGY; this is encoded by the coding sequence ATGATTGAACAACTGGAATTGTTGAAACAACTATTGGGGATCGATTTATATGATAGTTCAAGGGATGAGATCATAAATCACTATATAAAAAAAGCCAGAAGCAATATACTCGGCTATTGTAATATTGAGAGTCTTCCGGTTGCATATGATGCTGTGGTTGTCGATTATGCCCTGTATCTCTACAAAAATAAAGATTCGGTAGGCTTGGTTCAAAAGCAAGAAGGCGAACGTTCAGCCAGTTATGAACCAGGTATCCCACAAAGCATTCGACTGGCCCTTCCTCTGCCTAGAATCAAAGTAGGGTATTGA
- a CDS encoding DUF4355 domain-containing protein: MDLDQVKQFIEANGTTEEVKSYLQVLNPMSVEGIEQFVQSDKDAKSWFDSTVDKRTTKSLETWKANQLEGLLDAEIKKRFPAKDEKEIEVEKLRAEMETMKLEKQRERLTSQAIKIASEKKLPLTLVDFFIGADETTTTANLAVFEQSLQLAVQQQVEQRLKGDGYTPPADSTGKTFTLDTIKGMSQDEINKNWEQVKQALQNK, translated from the coding sequence ATGGATTTGGATCAAGTAAAACAATTTATTGAAGCAAATGGCACAACAGAGGAAGTGAAATCGTATCTTCAGGTTTTGAATCCAATGAGCGTTGAAGGTATTGAACAATTCGTTCAATCTGATAAAGATGCGAAAAGTTGGTTCGATAGCACCGTGGACAAGCGTACCACAAAATCACTAGAAACGTGGAAAGCCAATCAACTGGAAGGATTGCTGGATGCTGAAATTAAGAAGCGTTTCCCTGCGAAGGATGAGAAAGAAATTGAAGTGGAGAAGCTTCGTGCTGAAATGGAAACCATGAAACTGGAGAAGCAGCGCGAACGATTAACGAGCCAAGCCATCAAAATAGCCAGTGAAAAGAAACTTCCACTCACGTTAGTGGATTTTTTTATTGGTGCAGATGAAACGACAACGACAGCGAATCTGGCTGTATTTGAACAGTCCCTCCAATTGGCGGTACAGCAACAAGTAGAACAGCGCCTAAAAGGTGATGGTTATACGCCCCCTGCAGATTCAACGGGCAAGACGTTCACACTCGATACAATCAAAGGTATGTCGCAAGACGAAATCAATAAGAATTGGGAACAAGTAAAACAAGCCTTACAAAACAAATAA
- a CDS encoding DUF2513 domain-containing protein produces the protein MKRDLDIIIQVLKYIEEHNTATNTIVVELEEYETEEEKENVQYQVQLLREAGYIEAKATLSPYQFYVKTMTWKGHDFLDAARDQSVVEKAKDLVKRKGLEFSTLPIDIAKDYLVHTLKSMIGL, from the coding sequence ATGAAAAGAGATTTGGATATTATTATTCAAGTTTTAAAATATATTGAGGAACATAATACAGCAACAAATACTATTGTTGTTGAGTTGGAAGAGTATGAAACAGAAGAAGAAAAAGAGAATGTTCAATACCAAGTCCAGCTTTTAAGAGAAGCAGGATATATCGAAGCAAAGGCAACGCTCTCTCCTTATCAATTTTATGTGAAGACAATGACTTGGAAAGGTCATGATTTTCTAGATGCTGCAAGAGATCAGTCTGTTGTTGAAAAGGCCAAGGATCTCGTTAAAAGAAAAGGATTGGAATTTTCAACTTTACCTATTGATATTGCTAAAGATTATTTAGTCCATACATTGAAAAGTATGATCGGACTATAA
- a CDS encoding recombinase family protein has protein sequence MAKVIKKVVVVPVKSLVVIDGITQTVKKKVAAYCRVSTDSEEQRESYENQVRHYTQHIEGNSNWDFADIYADEGISGTNTKDRVQFKRMIEDARAGKVDLILTKSISRFSRNTMDLLKYVRELKSLGIAVLFEKENINTLESSGEVFLTIFSSIAQDESRNISENSKWGIQKGFANGKVHCNTTRFLGYDKDKEGELIINEKEAEIVRRIYQEYLEGKSYQAIATGLMKDKIKTVTGNEKWWDSSITIILTNEKYYGALLQQKTITVDFLSHKRVKNRGQEQKYLIEDNHEPIISKEMFDMVQNEKERRALLKGNVMGDRKKYSSKYPLSSKVFCGCCGANFKRRTWNSNNISKKVVWQCRTYVNEGKAACDARAVDEQVLQDTFVRVFNRMHENKDGFIRTLNANIEAVLAKREGHTPLLEIEKQMDQLKADLKGLVTLKLRDQIDEVVYAEENARISKELDGLRQHKMKLEEDNNQKAEFKGRVDEIIQVLSLRQDLLEKFEDDLFNALVEKITILSPAHFVFTLKSGLEIEEFEE, from the coding sequence ATGGCTAAAGTAATAAAGAAGGTTGTTGTCGTACCTGTAAAATCATTAGTAGTCATCGATGGAATCACACAAACAGTAAAGAAGAAAGTGGCAGCTTACTGTCGCGTAAGTACGGATTCTGAAGAACAACGCGAAAGTTACGAGAATCAAGTCAGGCACTATACACAACACATTGAAGGAAACTCGAATTGGGATTTCGCAGACATTTATGCGGATGAAGGCATATCGGGAACGAACACAAAGGATCGCGTACAATTTAAACGAATGATTGAGGATGCGAGAGCTGGTAAAGTCGATTTGATTCTAACAAAATCGATATCGAGATTTTCTCGAAACACAATGGACTTGTTGAAATACGTAAGGGAATTGAAAAGCCTTGGAATTGCCGTATTATTTGAAAAAGAAAACATCAATACATTAGAATCCTCTGGCGAAGTATTTCTGACCATCTTCAGCTCTATCGCTCAAGATGAAAGCAGGAATATATCTGAGAACTCCAAATGGGGTATTCAAAAGGGATTTGCAAACGGTAAGGTACATTGTAATACCACACGATTTCTTGGCTACGATAAGGATAAGGAAGGCGAACTGATCATTAACGAAAAGGAAGCTGAAATTGTCCGCAGGATTTATCAGGAGTATCTGGAGGGTAAAAGCTATCAGGCGATTGCTACGGGCTTGATGAAGGATAAAATAAAAACTGTAACAGGTAATGAGAAGTGGTGGGATTCCTCCATTACAATCATCCTAACCAATGAGAAATATTACGGAGCCTTACTTCAGCAAAAGACAATCACAGTCGATTTTTTAAGCCATAAACGAGTTAAGAATCGAGGTCAGGAACAGAAATACTTGATCGAGGATAACCATGAGCCGATTATATCCAAAGAGATGTTCGATATGGTACAAAACGAGAAAGAGCGTAGAGCATTATTGAAGGGTAATGTAATGGGTGACCGAAAGAAATATTCCAGTAAATATCCACTCAGTAGCAAAGTATTCTGCGGATGCTGCGGAGCTAATTTTAAAAGGCGAACATGGAACAGTAACAATATTTCAAAGAAAGTTGTGTGGCAATGCCGAACCTACGTTAACGAGGGTAAAGCAGCCTGTGATGCCAGAGCGGTGGATGAACAGGTATTGCAAGATACATTTGTACGAGTATTTAACCGCATGCATGAGAATAAAGATGGCTTTATCCGAACGTTGAATGCGAATATTGAAGCAGTACTTGCTAAGCGAGAAGGGCATACGCCGTTACTTGAAATCGAGAAGCAGATGGATCAATTAAAAGCTGACCTGAAGGGATTGGTGACGCTGAAGCTTCGGGATCAGATAGATGAAGTAGTATATGCAGAGGAGAATGCTCGAATCTCTAAGGAATTGGATGGACTCCGGCAACATAAAATGAAGCTGGAAGAAGACAACAATCAAAAGGCTGAATTTAAGGGTCGAGTAGATGAGATCATACAGGTATTAAGCTTACGGCAGGATTTACTCGAGAAATTTGAAGATGACCTATTTAATGCGCTGGTAGAGAAGATAACCATTCTCTCACCGGCGCATTTTGTTTTTACCTTGAAAAGCGGGTTGGAGATTGAAGAGTTCGAAGAGTAA